The Sphingosinithalassobacter sp. CS137 genome includes a region encoding these proteins:
- a CDS encoding flagellar hook basal-body protein, which translates to MDISSYVLLSHEQALRRRLDIAANNLANMNTVGFRREEPVFREYIQDGESVVDAARKTSFVLDYGAVHDTAPGGFQATGNPLDVMIEGPGYLAVEAPDGGTAYTRAGFVKVLESGELATAGGQRLLGEGGQPIVVPPEQAASLTIAPDGTVMGTDGPLGRIAVTMFDNEAGVTPRGDGLFDGADGRELEAGETRLRSGGVEGSNVNAIVETTDMIEILRAYQTSQRMNESMTEMRKRAIEKLGRVSP; encoded by the coding sequence ATGGATATCTCCTCTTATGTGCTGCTGAGCCACGAACAGGCGCTGCGCCGCCGGCTCGATATCGCGGCGAACAATCTGGCGAACATGAATACGGTGGGATTCCGCCGGGAAGAGCCTGTGTTCCGCGAATATATCCAGGACGGCGAGTCCGTCGTCGATGCGGCACGCAAGACGTCGTTCGTGCTCGATTATGGCGCCGTTCATGACACCGCGCCCGGCGGCTTTCAGGCCACGGGCAACCCGCTCGACGTGATGATCGAAGGCCCCGGCTATCTTGCCGTGGAAGCGCCTGATGGCGGCACTGCCTATACGCGCGCGGGCTTTGTGAAGGTGCTCGAGAGCGGCGAACTGGCGACCGCCGGCGGGCAGCGGCTGCTGGGCGAGGGCGGCCAGCCGATCGTCGTGCCGCCCGAGCAGGCGGCGAGCCTCACCATCGCGCCCGACGGCACGGTGATGGGCACGGATGGCCCGCTCGGACGCATCGCAGTGACCATGTTCGATAATGAGGCAGGCGTCACTCCGCGGGGCGACGGCCTGTTCGACGGCGCCGACGGACGCGAGCTCGAAGCCGGCGAAACGCGGCTTCGCTCAGGCGGCGTCGAGGGATCGAACGTCAATGCGATCGTCGAGACCACCGACATGATCGAGATTCTGCGCGCCTATCAGACCAGCCAGCGCATGAACGAGAGCATGACCGAAATGCGCAAGCGCGCGATCGAGAAACTGGGCCGCGTTTCGCCCTGA
- the flgG gene encoding flagellar basal-body rod protein FlgG — translation MRTLSIAATGMLAQQTNVDVISNNIANMNTTAFKRQRAEFQDLLYQQVVRPGSATGEGTMAPAGIQIGAGVRTGGVYRILEQGALTQTSNPLDVAIQGRGYFQITLPSGETGYTRDGSFQLSDQGELVTQDGYPVQPGINIPQEAVDVTISSTGQVQVKLAGDPEPQNVGQLELATFMNESGLEAQGGNLFLETAASGQPTIAPPGEPGTGTLTQGFVEASNVNPVAEITALITAQRAYEMNSRVVKTADEMLATTSQLR, via the coding sequence ATGCGTACTCTTTCCATCGCGGCGACGGGCATGCTCGCGCAGCAGACCAACGTCGACGTCATTTCGAACAACATCGCCAACATGAACACCACTGCCTTCAAGCGGCAGCGCGCGGAATTCCAGGACCTGCTCTATCAGCAGGTCGTCCGCCCGGGCTCGGCGACCGGCGAAGGCACGATGGCGCCGGCGGGCATTCAGATCGGTGCCGGCGTTCGCACCGGCGGCGTCTATCGCATTCTCGAACAAGGCGCGCTGACCCAGACCAGCAACCCGCTCGACGTGGCGATCCAGGGGCGCGGCTATTTCCAGATCACGCTGCCGTCGGGCGAGACCGGCTATACGCGCGACGGCTCGTTCCAGCTTTCCGACCAGGGCGAGCTGGTGACGCAGGACGGCTATCCGGTCCAGCCCGGCATCAACATTCCGCAGGAAGCAGTCGATGTCACCATTTCGTCGACCGGGCAGGTCCAGGTGAAGCTCGCCGGCGATCCCGAGCCGCAGAATGTCGGTCAGCTCGAACTCGCCACCTTCATGAACGAAAGCGGACTCGAAGCACAGGGCGGCAACCTGTTCCTCGAGACCGCGGCATCGGGCCAGCCGACGATCGCACCCCCGGGCGAGCCGGGCACGGGCACGCTCACGCAGGGCTTCGTCGAAGCTTCCAACGTCAATCCGGTTGCGGAAATCACGGCGCTGATCACTGCCCAGCGCGCCTATGAGATGAACAGCCGCGTCGTGAAAACGGCAGACGAAATGCTGGCAACGACCAGCCAGCTGCGCTGA
- the flgA gene encoding flagellar basal body P-ring formation chaperone FlgA produces the protein MSRALLLATGLALALLPRPAAAQDGEVAVLDRAVVRGELLAAGDFSFESLPAAAARGALGADEAAGMEARRNLREGAVVRRSDVQPPQLVRRGEPVTIRVVRGAMVIATSGRALSNGGEGDLVRVVATSTNRTLDGIVDGSGSVRIAAP, from the coding sequence ATGTCGCGCGCGCTTCTTCTCGCCACCGGCCTGGCGCTCGCGCTGCTGCCGCGTCCGGCGGCCGCGCAGGACGGCGAAGTGGCGGTGCTCGACAGGGCGGTCGTGCGCGGCGAGCTGCTTGCCGCCGGCGACTTCTCGTTCGAATCGCTGCCGGCTGCCGCGGCACGCGGTGCGCTAGGCGCCGATGAAGCAGCGGGCATGGAGGCACGCCGCAACCTGCGCGAAGGCGCGGTCGTGCGCCGCAGCGACGTGCAGCCGCCGCAGCTCGTTCGCCGGGGCGAGCCCGTGACGATCCGGGTTGTGCGCGGCGCGATGGTGATCGCCACGAGCGGCCGCGCGCTTTCGAACGGGGGCGAGGGCGATCTCGTCCGCGTGGTGGCGACGTCGACCAACCGCACGCTGGACGGAATCGTCGACGGATCGGGCAGCGTGCGCATCGCCGCGCCCTGA
- the flgH gene encoding flagellar basal body L-ring protein FlgH: MKKAIAIVALGATLSGCGAVGRLKQVGRAPQLTAMEPVAAPAFEPSLAAPADRSGRAVPIASAPSASLFRTGAGGLFRDQRAATVGDILTIRIEIADQANLGNNTSRTRGGSESGGVTALLGLETPLANVLPGNVDPSQLVEAESGSRYAGGGTTARSETVNMTMAAIVTQVLPNGNLMVRGRQEVRVNFEMRELIVTGIVRPQDIERDNSIQHSKIAEARIIYGGRGQLTEAQQARWGQQIYDALFPF, from the coding sequence ATGAAGAAAGCAATTGCGATCGTGGCGCTCGGCGCCACGCTGTCGGGCTGCGGCGCGGTGGGTCGGCTCAAACAGGTCGGCAGGGCGCCCCAGCTGACTGCGATGGAGCCGGTCGCTGCGCCCGCGTTCGAGCCTTCGCTGGCGGCGCCGGCCGATCGCTCGGGCCGCGCCGTGCCCATCGCCTCGGCGCCAAGCGCATCGTTGTTCCGCACTGGTGCCGGGGGCCTGTTCCGCGACCAGCGCGCGGCGACGGTGGGCGATATTCTCACAATCCGGATCGAGATCGCCGACCAGGCGAATCTGGGCAACAACACCTCGCGGACCCGCGGCGGATCCGAGTCGGGCGGCGTCACGGCGCTGCTGGGACTGGAGACGCCGCTCGCGAACGTGTTGCCGGGCAATGTCGATCCGTCGCAGCTGGTGGAGGCGGAATCGGGTTCGCGCTACGCCGGCGGCGGCACCACCGCGCGCTCGGAAACCGTCAACATGACGATGGCGGCGATCGTCACCCAGGTGCTGCCCAACGGCAATCTGATGGTGCGCGGGCGACAGGAAGTGCGCGTCAACTTCGAGATGCGCGAGCTGATCGTCACGGGCATCGTCCGGCCGCAGGATATCGAGCGCGACAATTCGATCCAGCACAGCAAGATCGCCGAAGCGCGGATCATCTATGGCGGCCGCGGCCAGCTGACCGAGGCGCAGCAGGCGCGCTGGGGGCAGCAGATCTACGACGCGCTTTTCCCGTTCTGA
- a CDS encoding flagellin: MGFSVNTNVGAMAALQSLNQTNKGLATTQSRINTGLAVSSTKDDSASYTIAQTLRGDVGSLKAVNSSLARAKSTVDVAVAGAEGVSDLLNQMKAKATEASDAGLDTTSRAAIAKDFTALKEQITTIIDSSEFNGTNLLKASGGTVAALQSTDTAAATLDVANQDMGAVTTAINASNSGTFTTAAQAEAMVTVIDTQVTAVNGKLSTLGAASNKIDAQMEFTNKLSDVIEAGIGNLVDADLAKESANLQALQVKQQLGVQALSIANQAPQTITSLFR, translated from the coding sequence ATGGGTTTTTCGGTCAACACCAACGTCGGCGCGATGGCGGCTCTCCAGAGCCTCAACCAGACCAATAAGGGCCTCGCCACGACCCAGAGCCGCATCAACACCGGCCTGGCCGTGTCGTCGACGAAGGACGACTCCGCTTCGTACACCATCGCGCAGACCCTGCGTGGTGATGTCGGCAGCCTCAAGGCGGTCAACTCCTCGCTCGCTCGCGCGAAGAGCACCGTCGACGTGGCAGTTGCCGGCGCCGAGGGCGTCTCCGACCTTCTGAACCAGATGAAGGCGAAGGCAACCGAAGCTTCGGACGCGGGTCTCGACACGACGAGCCGCGCGGCGATCGCCAAGGACTTCACCGCGCTCAAGGAGCAGATCACCACGATCATCGACTCCTCCGAGTTCAACGGCACGAACCTGCTGAAGGCTTCGGGCGGCACGGTGGCTGCGCTTCAGTCGACCGACACGGCGGCGGCGACGCTCGACGTGGCGAACCAGGACATGGGCGCAGTGACGACGGCGATCAACGCGTCGAACAGCGGCACCTTCACCACGGCCGCTCAGGCCGAGGCGATGGTCACCGTGATCGACACGCAGGTCACTGCAGTGAACGGCAAGCTCAGCACGCTGGGTGCCGCTTCGAACAAGATCGACGCGCAGATGGAGTTCACGAACAAGCTGTCTGACGTCATCGAAGCCGGCATCGGCAACCTGGTCGACGCCGACCTCGCGAAGGAATCGGCGAACCTCCAGGCGCTGCAGGTCAAGCAGCAGCTGGGCGTGCAGGCTCTGTCGATCGCCAACCAGGCGCCGCAGACGATCACGTCGCTGTTCCGTTAA
- a CDS encoding flagellar hook assembly protein FlgD, whose translation MTVSSATSAGLTPETNSSIGKLNADFDMFLKLLTAQMQNQDPLDPMDTAQYTEQLVQYSQVEQAIEQTATLKEMLAGMGSQDLLQASALVGSTVEYDSPDAALGDAPAAWSWSADRAPAKLVATLTDASGRTVETRAIDPAASGQLAWDGTLTNGGTAPAGTYTLSLKAEDTSGNAIPVAIHGIGTVSDARGGNGGTTVGINGLQVPVGKLVRIGGG comes from the coding sequence ATGACCGTTTCGTCCGCCACAAGTGCAGGCCTTACGCCCGAGACCAACTCGTCGATCGGGAAGCTCAATGCCGATTTCGACATGTTCCTGAAGCTGCTGACCGCGCAGATGCAGAATCAGGACCCGCTCGATCCGATGGATACGGCGCAATATACCGAGCAGCTGGTCCAATATTCGCAGGTCGAGCAGGCGATCGAGCAGACCGCCACGCTGAAGGAGATGCTTGCGGGCATGGGCTCGCAGGATCTGCTTCAGGCTTCGGCACTGGTCGGCAGCACGGTCGAATATGACTCGCCCGACGCGGCGCTGGGCGATGCTCCCGCAGCCTGGAGCTGGTCCGCCGATCGAGCCCCGGCCAAGCTGGTCGCCACGCTGACCGATGCGAGCGGACGCACGGTCGAGACGCGCGCCATCGATCCAGCCGCCAGCGGACAGCTCGCCTGGGACGGCACGCTGACGAATGGCGGCACGGCGCCGGCCGGCACCTACACGCTCAGCCTGAAGGCAGAGGATACGAGCGGAAACGCCATCCCTGTCGCTATTCACGGCATCGGCACCGTGTCCGATGCGCGCGGCGGCAACGGGGGCACCACGGTCGGCATCAACGGACTTCAGGTTCCTGTCGGCAAGCTCGTCCGCATCGGCGGTGGCTGA
- a CDS encoding flagellar hook-length control protein FliK: MQIADVSFAPGSKPMPAAATIGQPGFGALVGMQGMPPTAQPTPLPGMMPTGGIAGPQLGGLIQIATVESTVAVPAVVPSTVPAGTGASPAAPQPADGTPILVEPNLSTSRTVESDLDLPIAAAPDARVAGAATQAAAPPSLPELLASASKLPTAQPASAPMASKPPMARAGATKDGLSPSLPGTSDMPAETAPPGPLGETLLAAPIDAAAEEAAPLSDPTAEAAPEELAGNGGEQPVPQAAALAMPPVAPPPRDPAQPPATSAATPTAGGAAVPAAATDLPAAAPAPADAAAGGMSAGEMPQAELPAGDANSRPQPEAVARMRDPAAPLAPPPVQTEASTPTSPAPQPASAAPAPAREPSVTARPGVFGRELGVEIARGVAGGEDVVRVRLNPAELGRIDVTLAFEDGALRATVRAESPAALELLRRDTADLGRALDQAGVRSDAQSFRFESRAGDGGQGRSGGQPQPNHTGRNADPEPSATEAPRPTLRGTGRVDLLA; the protein is encoded by the coding sequence ATGCAGATTGCCGACGTGAGTTTCGCACCGGGCTCCAAGCCCATGCCGGCGGCCGCGACGATCGGCCAACCGGGTTTCGGAGCGCTGGTGGGGATGCAGGGCATGCCGCCGACAGCGCAGCCGACGCCGCTTCCCGGTATGATGCCGACGGGCGGGATCGCCGGTCCGCAACTCGGCGGCCTGATCCAGATCGCAACCGTCGAAAGCACGGTGGCAGTTCCGGCCGTGGTTCCCAGCACGGTTCCTGCCGGCACCGGCGCTTCCCCCGCCGCGCCGCAGCCGGCGGACGGAACGCCGATCCTTGTCGAGCCCAACCTGTCGACCTCTCGGACCGTCGAAAGCGACCTCGACCTGCCGATCGCAGCCGCTCCCGACGCGCGCGTCGCTGGCGCGGCGACGCAGGCCGCGGCGCCACCGTCGCTGCCGGAACTCCTCGCAAGCGCATCGAAGCTGCCGACGGCGCAACCCGCTTCAGCTCCCATGGCGAGCAAGCCGCCCATGGCTCGCGCTGGAGCGACAAAGGATGGGCTCTCGCCCTCGCTGCCTGGCACCTCGGATATGCCAGCCGAAACCGCGCCTCCCGGTCCGCTCGGGGAAACGCTCCTCGCCGCGCCGATCGACGCGGCGGCGGAGGAAGCCGCTCCCCTGTCCGACCCCACGGCCGAAGCAGCGCCTGAAGAACTTGCTGGCAACGGTGGCGAGCAGCCTGTGCCGCAAGCCGCTGCACTCGCCATGCCGCCGGTGGCGCCGCCGCCTCGCGACCCCGCGCAACCGCCTGCCACCAGTGCCGCCACGCCGACCGCCGGCGGTGCTGCGGTGCCGGCCGCCGCAACCGATCTTCCGGCTGCCGCACCGGCTCCCGCCGATGCGGCAGCGGGCGGCATGAGCGCGGGCGAGATGCCGCAGGCCGAGCTGCCTGCGGGTGACGCCAATTCGCGGCCCCAGCCCGAGGCAGTGGCGCGGATGCGCGACCCCGCCGCGCCGCTGGCTCCGCCGCCGGTGCAGACGGAGGCAAGCACGCCCACTTCGCCCGCTCCGCAACCAGCGAGCGCCGCTCCGGCGCCCGCGCGCGAGCCCAGCGTCACTGCGCGGCCCGGCGTGTTCGGCCGTGAACTGGGCGTAGAGATCGCGCGCGGCGTCGCCGGCGGCGAGGATGTGGTGCGAGTGCGGCTCAATCCCGCCGAACTCGGCCGGATCGACGTGACCCTTGCCTTCGAGGACGGCGCCCTGCGCGCGACGGTCCGTGCTGAAAGCCCCGCCGCACTCGAACTGCTGCGCCGCGACACCGCCGATCTCGGCCGCGCGCTCGACCAGGCAGGGGTCCGTTCGGACGCGCAGAGCTTCCGCTTCGAGAGCCGCGCCGGCGACGGCGGCCAGGGTCGCTCGGGGGGCCAGCCCCAGCCGAACCATACCGGCCGCAACGCTGATCCCGAACCGAGCGCGACCGAAGCGCCGCGTCCCACCCTGCGCGGCACCGGCCGCGTCGATCTGCTCGCCTAG
- the flhA gene encoding flagellar biosynthesis protein FlhA — translation MSPALTQFFDRMGASRDLALAIGVVAIIAMLILPMPAWLLDLGLAFSITISVMILMTALFIDKPLELSSFPTILLIATMLRLGLNIASTRLILSHGHEGPDAAGGVIGAFGEFLMGGQVVIGLTIFMILVIINFVVITKGAGRIAEVAARFSLDSMPGKQMAIDADLNAGMIDEETAKTRRAEIEAESGFYGAMDGASKFVKGDAIAGLIITAVNILVGLGLGVFAHGVPLGEAFSTYTILTAGDGLVSQIPALIVSVAAGLLVSKGGMKGKAGKALSDQLGRHPKAFGMVAFLMGALALMPGLPFLPFISFALLAGWIAWKMSKKAEADAAQERIAEAVAAEQQAIAEQPIGQTLAIDAVRIEIGYALLPMINDAEREPRLDDQVRALRRQMATEYGFVLPSVRIIDNMGLKPNEYVLYIKETEAARGEIRLDKLLLINPGGGPSGLPGEETREPVFNLPALWIDRELRDEAGFRGLTVVDCGTIITTHLTELVKDNIADLLSYTETQKLLTEVHKESEKLVADIVPSKVSISSIQRILQNLLAEGISIRDIPTILEGIAEAAPLTNNLTQITEHVRGRLARQISASQVRGEAIPIVTLSPDWDAAFAESIVGSGDDRQLAMAPSSLQQFIASVRETYDRLAQDGEIPCLLTSPSIRPFVRSIIERVRPATVVLSQNEIHARARIRALGSIA, via the coding sequence ATGTCTCCCGCCCTCACACAGTTCTTCGATCGCATGGGTGCCAGCCGCGACCTGGCGCTGGCGATCGGCGTCGTCGCGATCATCGCGATGCTCATCCTGCCGATGCCGGCCTGGCTTCTGGACCTCGGCCTGGCATTTTCGATCACCATCTCGGTCATGATCCTGATGACCGCGCTGTTCATCGACAAGCCCCTTGAGCTTTCGTCCTTTCCGACGATCCTGCTGATCGCGACGATGCTGCGGCTGGGCCTCAACATCGCCTCGACTCGCCTGATCCTCAGCCACGGCCATGAGGGGCCCGACGCCGCGGGCGGCGTGATCGGCGCGTTCGGCGAGTTCCTGATGGGCGGCCAGGTGGTGATCGGACTCACCATCTTCATGATCCTCGTGATCATCAACTTCGTCGTCATCACCAAGGGTGCGGGCCGCATCGCCGAAGTCGCGGCGCGCTTCAGCCTCGATTCGATGCCCGGCAAGCAGATGGCGATCGACGCCGATCTCAACGCCGGCATGATCGACGAAGAGACCGCCAAGACCCGTCGCGCCGAAATCGAAGCCGAAAGCGGCTTCTACGGCGCGATGGACGGCGCGTCGAAGTTCGTGAAGGGCGACGCGATCGCGGGCCTCATCATCACTGCAGTCAACATCCTGGTCGGGCTGGGCCTCGGCGTGTTCGCGCATGGCGTGCCCCTGGGCGAGGCCTTCTCCACCTACACCATCCTCACCGCCGGCGACGGACTGGTCAGCCAGATCCCGGCGCTGATCGTGTCGGTCGCCGCGGGCCTGCTCGTCTCGAAGGGCGGCATGAAGGGCAAGGCGGGCAAGGCACTGAGCGATCAGCTCGGCCGTCACCCCAAGGCGTTCGGCATGGTCGCCTTCCTGATGGGCGCGCTGGCGCTGATGCCCGGTCTCCCCTTTCTGCCGTTCATCAGCTTTGCGCTGCTGGCCGGCTGGATCGCCTGGAAGATGAGCAAGAAGGCCGAGGCCGATGCGGCGCAGGAACGAATCGCCGAAGCCGTTGCCGCCGAGCAGCAGGCGATCGCCGAACAGCCGATCGGCCAGACGCTGGCGATCGACGCGGTGCGCATCGAGATCGGCTATGCGCTGCTGCCGATGATCAACGACGCCGAGCGCGAGCCGCGGCTCGACGATCAGGTTCGCGCACTGCGCCGTCAGATGGCCACCGAATATGGCTTCGTGCTGCCGTCGGTCCGCATCATCGACAACATGGGGCTGAAGCCCAACGAATATGTCCTCTACATCAAGGAGACCGAAGCGGCACGCGGCGAAATCCGGCTCGACAAGCTGCTGCTCATCAATCCCGGCGGCGGTCCGTCCGGCCTGCCGGGCGAAGAGACGCGCGAGCCCGTGTTCAACCTGCCGGCGCTGTGGATCGATCGCGAATTGCGCGACGAGGCGGGTTTCCGTGGTCTCACCGTGGTGGATTGCGGCACGATCATCACCACCCATCTCACCGAGCTGGTGAAGGACAATATCGCCGACCTGCTTTCCTACACCGAGACGCAGAAGCTGCTGACCGAGGTCCACAAGGAATCCGAGAAGCTGGTGGCCGACATCGTGCCGTCGAAGGTGTCGATCTCGAGCATCCAGCGGATCCTGCAGAACCTGCTCGCCGAGGGCATCTCGATTCGCGACATTCCTACGATCCTGGAAGGCATCGCCGAAGCGGCGCCGCTGACCAACAACCTCACCCAGATCACCGAGCATGTGCGCGGGCGCCTCGCTCGCCAGATCTCGGCATCGCAGGTGCGCGGCGAGGCGATCCCGATCGTCACTCTCTCGCCAGACTGGGACGCAGCCTTCGCCGAGAGCATCGTCGGCTCGGGCGACGACCGCCAGCTCGCCATGGCCCCATCGTCGCTTCAGCAGTTCATCGCCTCGGTGCGCGAGACCTATGACCGGCTGGCGCAGGACGGCGAGATTCCGTGCCTGCTCACCAGCCCGTCGATTCGCCCCTTCGTCCGCTCGATCATCGAGCGGGTGCGGCCGGCGACCGTGGTGCTCTCGCAGAACGAGATTCATGCGCGCGCGCGGATCCGCGCACTGGGCTCGATCGCCTGA
- a CDS encoding sigma-54-dependent transcriptional regulator → MAGPIRMLLVGAPGGEFRLAAELARDAGAEAAMADGPAEALALLRESGCDLVMFDVGLDIVGFLERLRAERFIVPVLGCGVDAPAERAVAAIRAGARDYVPLPPQRELIAAAIASVVARRVPRGLGEHPALMRATELAVAVAPSGAPVLVTGEKGTGKEVMARAIHAASGRPDPLLVVECSGVAAEVLESELFGHEEGAFPGAIARRLGRLEKAGEGTVLLREVGAVAPATQAKLLGVLQEQRFRRVGGAELVPFRARIIASTGMDLEARVAEGAFRADLLARLGFARIEVPPLRARGDDIALLAQHFAERMAVSDGLPFRPLSDAALALLRRYSWPGNVRELEDAVHRAVLLARGARIEPEDLVLIDGSRIAERDAGEGASRLQVENLVGRTVEEVERELILQTLERCHGNRTSASSILGISVRTMRNKLKSFVEAGIAVSPAA, encoded by the coding sequence ATGGCCGGACCGATCCGTATGCTGCTGGTCGGCGCGCCTGGCGGCGAATTCCGTCTTGCCGCCGAGCTGGCGCGCGATGCGGGTGCCGAGGCCGCGATGGCCGACGGCCCTGCCGAGGCGCTGGCACTGCTGCGCGAGAGCGGCTGCGATCTGGTGATGTTCGATGTCGGGCTCGACATCGTCGGCTTTCTCGAGCGGCTTCGCGCCGAACGCTTCATCGTTCCGGTGCTGGGGTGCGGAGTCGACGCGCCCGCCGAACGCGCGGTCGCGGCGATCCGCGCCGGCGCGCGCGACTATGTGCCGCTGCCGCCGCAGCGCGAACTGATCGCCGCAGCGATCGCGTCGGTCGTGGCGCGCCGCGTGCCGCGCGGCCTGGGCGAACACCCCGCCCTCATGCGTGCTACCGAACTTGCGGTCGCAGTGGCGCCGAGCGGCGCGCCCGTGCTCGTCACCGGGGAGAAAGGCACCGGCAAGGAAGTGATGGCGCGCGCCATCCACGCCGCCTCGGGCCGTCCCGATCCGCTGCTCGTCGTCGAATGCTCGGGCGTCGCCGCCGAAGTGCTCGAATCCGAGCTGTTCGGCCATGAGGAAGGCGCCTTCCCCGGCGCAATAGCGCGTCGTCTCGGTCGGCTGGAGAAGGCAGGTGAAGGCACGGTGCTGCTGCGCGAAGTCGGCGCCGTGGCACCGGCCACACAGGCGAAGCTGCTCGGTGTGCTCCAGGAACAGCGCTTCCGCCGCGTCGGCGGCGCCGAGCTCGTGCCGTTCCGCGCCCGGATCATCGCCTCGACCGGCATGGATCTGGAAGCGCGCGTCGCCGAAGGGGCCTTCCGCGCTGATCTTCTCGCGCGGCTCGGTTTCGCGCGCATCGAGGTTCCGCCGCTGCGCGCGCGCGGCGACGATATCGCGTTGCTGGCGCAGCATTTCGCCGAAAGGATGGCGGTATCCGACGGGCTTCCGTTCCGGCCGCTGAGCGACGCCGCGCTTGCGCTGCTGCGGCGCTACAGCTGGCCGGGCAACGTTCGTGAGCTCGAGGATGCGGTGCACCGCGCCGTGCTGCTCGCCCGCGGCGCACGGATCGAACCCGAGGATCTGGTGCTGATCGACGGATCGCGGATCGCGGAGCGCGACGCCGGTGAAGGCGCCTCGCGGCTCCAGGTCGAGAATCTCGTCGGCCGGACCGTCGAGGAAGTCGAGCGCGAGCTGATCCTGCAGACTCTCGAGCGCTGCCACGGCAACCGCACCTCGGCATCGAGCATCCTGGGCATCTCGGTGCGCACCATGCGCAACAAGCTCAAGAGCTTCGTCGAGGCGGGCATTGCCGTGTCGCCGGCCGCCTGA
- the fliN gene encoding flagellar motor switch protein FliN codes for MEPHDIIPAEAAPAEETGAPILEDFDAAPEREAPGAGTPEELEAVHDVPVKVQAVLGRTRMPVGELLQLGPGHVLELDRRVGEPVDIFVNDRLIARGEVVLIDGALGVTLTEIVRADR; via the coding sequence GTGGAACCGCACGATATCATTCCCGCCGAAGCCGCCCCCGCCGAGGAAACCGGTGCGCCGATCCTCGAGGATTTCGACGCCGCCCCGGAACGCGAGGCGCCTGGCGCCGGCACGCCGGAGGAGCTGGAAGCTGTTCATGACGTCCCGGTGAAGGTGCAGGCCGTACTCGGCCGCACGCGGATGCCGGTGGGCGAACTGCTCCAGCTTGGGCCGGGGCATGTACTCGAACTCGATCGGCGGGTCGGTGAACCGGTCGACATCTTCGTCAACGATCGGCTGATCGCACGCGGCGAGGTTGTGCTGATCGACGGAGCTCTCGGCGTGACGCTCACCGAAATCGTTCGGGCGGACCGCTGA